One part of the Actinomycetota bacterium genome encodes these proteins:
- a CDS encoding RNA polymerase subunit sigma-24 codes for MDEVELRELVPRVLSVLVRRGADFATAEDAVQEALIRALSAWGDELPADPTGWLITVAWRAFLDMTRSDAARRDRELRVDTEPPAGTIPSADETLRLYFLCAHPDLTPSSAVALTLRAVGGLTTRQIARAYLVPERTMAQRISRAKRIVNRAGVDRPGDVRTVMRVLYLVFNEGYSGDVDLAAEAIRLTRQLAALVDDPEVHGLLALMLLHHARRRSRTRPDGSIVPLADQDRSQWDTALITEGIDITHAALARDQLGEYQAQAAIAALHADAPRVEETDWVQIVEWYDELLRFADTPIVRLNRAVAVGEVDGAPAGLAALAEVEEHIPRREAVAAYLHEKNGDLELAARLYADAARNAPNLAERDHQTRQAARLNQHLRHHR; via the coding sequence GTGGACGAGGTCGAGCTGCGCGAGCTCGTCCCACGGGTCTTGAGCGTCCTCGTCCGTCGCGGTGCGGACTTCGCGACGGCCGAGGACGCCGTGCAAGAGGCGCTCATCCGGGCGCTCTCTGCGTGGGGGGACGAGTTGCCCGCCGACCCCACGGGTTGGCTCATCACGGTCGCGTGGAGAGCCTTCCTCGACATGACGCGGTCAGACGCGGCGCGCCGCGACCGAGAGCTCCGAGTCGACACCGAACCGCCCGCCGGCACGATCCCGAGCGCCGACGAGACGCTGCGCCTCTACTTCCTGTGCGCGCATCCCGATCTGACGCCGTCGTCGGCGGTTGCGTTGACCCTCCGAGCCGTGGGTGGCCTCACCACACGCCAGATCGCTCGAGCATACCTCGTGCCCGAGCGCACCATGGCGCAGCGCATCAGCCGCGCCAAGCGCATCGTCAATCGGGCCGGCGTCGATCGTCCCGGCGACGTGCGCACGGTGATGCGGGTGCTGTACCTCGTCTTCAACGAGGGCTATTCCGGCGACGTCGATCTCGCGGCCGAGGCGATCCGACTGACCCGGCAGCTGGCTGCCCTGGTGGACGACCCCGAGGTGCACGGGTTGCTCGCCCTGATGCTCCTGCACCATGCCCGCCGCCGCAGCCGCACCCGACCGGACGGAAGCATCGTGCCCCTCGCCGATCAGGACCGCAGCCAGTGGGACACAGCGCTCATCACGGAGGGAATCGACATCACACACGCTGCGCTCGCGCGCGATCAGCTCGGCGAATACCAGGCGCAAGCGGCGATCGCCGCGCTCCATGCCGACGCGCCGCGCGTCGAGGAGACCGACTGGGTGCAGATCGTGGAGTGGTACGACGAGCTTCTCCGGTTCGCCGACACGCCGATCGTCCGGCTCAACCGTGCGGTCGCGGTCGGCGAGGTCGACGGCGCGCCCGCAGGACTGGCGGCACTGGCCGAGGTCGAGGAACACATCCCGCGGCGCGAAGCGGTCGCCGCGTACCTCCATGAGAAGAACGGCGATCTCGAGCTCGCGGCCCGCCTCTACGCAGACGCCGCCCGCAACGCACCGAACCTCGCAGAACGCGACCATCAGACGCGCCAAGCCGCGCGACTCAACCAGCACCTGCGACACCACAGATGA